TTTTAAAGCATCCTAAGTTTATTCATAATGGGATTTTAGAACGTATTACGGAACCTGATCGTGTTATTACTTTTCGTGTATCTTGGGAAGATGATACTGGTAAAGTGCAGGTAAATCGTGGTTTTCGTGTGCAATTTAACAATAGTATGGGGCCATATAAAGGCGGGATTCGTTTTCATCCGACTGTGAACAGCAGTATTATGAAGTTTCTTGCTTTTGAACAAACCTTTAAGAATGCACTGACTGGTCAACCGATTGGTGGGGGCAAGGGTGGCTCGGATTTCGATCCTAAAGGTAAGTCAGAGCGCGAGATTATGCGTTTCACACAAAGTTTTATTACAGAACTGAGTAAATATATAGGCGCTGATATGGATGTTCCAGCGGGAGATATTGGTGTTGGAAAAAGAGAAATTGGCTATATGTTTGGGCAGTACAATCGTTTAAAAGGCGGTTATGAGGCGGGGGTATTCACAGGAAAAGATCCCAATCATGGAGGAAGCTTAGGCAGAAAAGAAGCGACTGGTTATGGTTGTGTTTATTTTGTAGAAGAAATGCTGAAGGAAACAGGAGATAGTTTTGCAGGGAAAAATGTTATTGTCTCCGGTTCAGGAAATGTGGCGACATATGCGATGGAAAAAGCGATTGAGCTTGGAGCGAAAGTGCTTGCTTGTAGTGATTCGAACGGCTATATTTTGGATCCAAATGGAATAGATGTCGGGACTGTTATTCAATTGAAAGAATTGGATAACAAAAGAATACAGGAGTACACTAAATTTCATAAACAAGCGACATATCATGAAGGCTGCACAGGCATTTGGTCGGTTCCATGTGATATCGCATTGCCTTGTGCCACGCAGAATGAACTAGAAGAGATAGATGCTTCATTACTAATCAAAAATGGGGTAAAGGCTGTCGGTGAAGGAGCTAATATGCCTTGTACAGAGAAAGCAATTCTCGCATTTCAAGCAAATGGTGTATTATTTGGACCAGCAAAGGCAGCAAATGCTGGCGGGGTGGCAGTTTCAGCAATGGAAATGTCGCAGAATAGCATGCGTCTATCTTGGACGGTAGAAGAAGTAGATGACAAGTTGAAAATTATTATGAAGAATATTTATACAAGTTGTCATGATGCAGCAACGAGTTTTGGGTATCCAGGAAATCTAGTGGTGGGTGCGAATATAGCTGGTTTTATAAAAGTGGCAGATGCCATGGTTTCGCACGGAATACATTAATAAGGTAGGATCGTTCCGACTGTCAATTGTTGAATAGGGACGATTTTTTTTGAAGAAAGTGTATATCACATCTGTTGATTAACCACTTTCTTCAAAAAAATCATTCTTAGAATTTCACACAATATATTGATAGTGTGCAATTAATAAATGTCACCTCATGCTAAGTTAAAGCTTTGTTATGAGATAATGATCGCGTTCAGAGTGCGGTTTGTCTCATTCCCAATAGCTTTTGTCGCGTTCACCACGTAATTAGTCTCGTTCAGCCATTTTATGGACTTTATCTTTGTAAAAAAAATACATAAAGTAAGATTTAGCGCAGTGGCAAATCGCATTTGGAGTCACCCCCATCCTCTCCAATCTATGGTCATAATAAGAAAAGAATATACTTCTTCCAATTAATGAATTGGTGTACTTTCTTTTGATTATGAAGGAAAGTGGAAACCAGTAAAATAAGTGGAACCTGAAAAAATAGATAGCATCCATTGATAAAGAAGTGCTGAGCGGACGAAATTGCATCTTCGTCCGCTTTTAAAAGAATAAAAAAGCATCTAATCTCTCATTAAACAAACCTAATACACCAAGTCTCTACATATTCCAAGAGGGCGAAGGACAAACATCGGTCACAAGATTACCGAAAAAAAATAGATAGTGAAGTGATGCGGTCACTACACTATCCATTACTCTAACGGTAATAGTGTAGCAATATTTCGTCCAAAGCACTCTAGAACCGGTGATGACAAAATGCACTAAAAGGACTTTTGCTTTTTTCTCAAAAATATCTGCATTTTAAATAGTAATTATTCAACTTCTACATAAGTATGCATTTTGGATCAAACAAAAATCTCGAATAGTATTAGACGTTTTATGTAATAGTTTTGTTACACAACTGTAAAGCCACTGTGTTTCGGTTCGTGTTAGTATGGGTATAGAGAAATTTTCAAACACAATTTGTTGGAACGTTTTTCAAAAAACAGCTTTTGGAGGAACATGAGATTTGACTTCTTTGTTTAAAAAAATCATTACTATCTTTAGTTTAACTGTAATTTTAGCCGCGGGAACATTTGCAGGAAATACAGAGGCAGCAAGCTCTGTAGCATCGACTCAAATCGTATCAAGTGCGAAAAGTCTAGTAGGAATTAAATATCGTACTGGTGGAACAACGAAGACAGGATTTGACTGTTCAGGATTCGTCGGGTATGTTTACAAGCAACACGGAGTTTATTTACCAAGAACAGCAGCAGGAATGTACAGCACTGGAACATCCGTGAAAAAGTCTAATTTAGCCGTGGGAGACTTAGTTTTCTTTAACACTACAGGTAAAGGTGTATCCCATGTTGGTATGTACATAGGTAGTGGGAAATTTATTCATGCTTCGACATCAAAAGGTGTTCGAGTGGATAAAATAAATGACCCGTATTACTGGGGTTCAAAATACGTTGGAGCTAAAAAAGTAGCGAAGGTAGCAGTTGCAAGAAAATAATAAAAAAGATACAACCGTTTCGGCTAATATGCTGAAACGGTTTTTAAATTCTTTTTATTTTGGAGTATAGCACCACAAAGCAATTTGTAAGACGATGGCATCTTGGAAAACAGATGGATTGTAGCCGGTTAACTCACAAATTTTCTTCAGTCGATACGTCAGTGTATGTCGGTGAATATCCAAGGTCTCCGCACATATTGCAAGTTGTTGGTTACAATTAAAAAATTCTTGTAAAGTTTGAAGTAGTTTCTCGTTTAATTCTTTTAAAACACGATTTGCAAAGTGTTGTGCTTCTTTTGAATTGCGGTTTTTAAATAAAGCATACAGTTCAATCTCTTCGAAATAGGTGATGCTTTTATTTGAAGTTCCCTCTTCTAAAGCAATTTTAGCTGTTTGATAGGCATAATGAACTTCCTCAAGCGAGTGGACGACTTGACCAACTCCAATTGGTAGGGAGCTATATTTCTTTAAATTCGAAACCAGCAAGGAAATTTTATGTTTAAATAATTTTTCGTGTAGACCAGCAATTAGAATGAAATGCTCATTTAATTGATAATGTCCTACTAAGATAGAGTCACCCTGAAAAAAGTATTCAATTCCTTGCAAGATGGACTGATATGATTTAGATTCGGGATTAATTTCTAGCATAATGGCATAAAAAGGCGCTTTATTTAAAAATCCTATTTTATTTATTCGCTCATAGATGACTTTTTGAAGTGGTTGACCACTCATTAATTCTTCAAATACCATTTCTTGCATTTTTCTTTTCCATTCTCTTTCCGATACGATTAGAGCTTGATGAACCATCATTTCGGTTGTGAGTTGAACCAGTGTAGCTATTTCTTCCATTTCATCCGGATCTCCTGTAATTCCTATGATACCGACTAATTCGTTTTGAAAAAATATAGGCAAATTAATACCAGGCTTTGTCCTTGGAAATAAGTGTCTATTTTTTTCCGTAATCCATAAAGGCTTTTTCGTTTCTGCAACGACAACGGCTCCTTCATGTATACTATCTACTCGCAATTCATCTCCGGAGGCAAGTATCATCCCATTTGTTTGAATAACATTAATATTTCGATGCAGTCGTAGCATTGTTTGGTCGACAATTTGTTTGGCAATCTGTTTTGTAATCATATAACCTCCCGAAAGTATAAAAATAGCGGGATTATAATCCAATATTTTTATACTTTAAGTATAATGTAAATCTTCTAAATAGTCACTATACTTCAATGTAAGCGCTTAAGTGAAGGAGGTGTTTACGTGAAAATCATTGTTAGTCCTGATTCTTTTAAAGGTTCGTTAACAGCAACAGAAGCTGCTCAAGAAATTTCTGCAGGAATAAAAGAAATTGACCCCATGATTGAAACTGTCCTATTACCTATAGCTGATGGCGGAGAAGGTACTCTTGAACCACTTATCAATGCTACGAATGGACAAACAGTTTATGTAGCAGTGCATGATCCGATCGGTCGTCCTATTTATGTCGAATATGGCATCCTAGGAGATGGAGAAACATGTGTTATTGAGATGGCGAAAGCATCTGGCTTAACACTACTAAAGGAGCACGAAAAAAATCCGCTCATTGCATCTACGTATGGAACAGGTGAATTAATCCGCCATGCATTGGATAACGGCTATCGAAAGTTTGTCGTTGGTATCGGCGGAAGTGCAACAAATGATGGTGGAACAGGTATGCTTCAAGCTTTGGGAATGAAGTTTCGAAATGGATTAGGTGAGGACATTGCACAAGGAGCAGATGCATTAATTGATTTAGTTGAGATTGACGCACTGAATTTTGATCATCGAATACAGGAATCACACTTTATCATTGCTTGTGATGTGGACAATCCATTTATCGGACCAACTGGAGCTACTGCTATTTTCGGTCCCCAAAAAGGAGTCACTCCAGATTTAGTAGAAAAGTTAGATCGAAATCTATTAAACTTGGCAAATAAAGTGGAAAGCCTAACTGGTATCTCACTTCATGGTCAACCTGGAGCAGGCGCAGCAGGGGGGCTTGGCGGTGCTTTTCTAGCATTTTTTCCAGTTGAATTAAAACCAGGCATAGAAGTAGTCATGAAGGCAATTGACTTTCACCGACAAATAGAAGATGCAGATTTCATATTTACAGGGGAAGGGAAATCAGATCTTCAAACACTTTCTGGTAAGGCGCCAATTGGAATCGCAAACGCTGCAAAAAAGCAGGGCATACCAGTTGTATTAATATCAGGTTTTATTGAACAAGAAAGTATTTCGCAATTATATCCATATTTTTATAGGCTAGCGAGCATTACTGATAGTACTATTTCACAAGAAGTGTCCATGGGGAACGCTGCACATTATTTGCGCTTGAAAACGAAGGAAATGATGAAGTCTATTTTAAAAAAATAAAAAGGGGTGTAACAAATGTTATTTTTTGTGATTTTTCTTGGTGTAGTTTTAGTTGTCGTGGCAACCGCTGTGTTCAAGCTTCATCCATTTTTAGCTTTACTAATTAGTGCGTTCTTTGTTGGTATTGCTTCTGGAATGCCATTACTAACTGTTGTAGAAAATGTAAATACCGGTTTTGGCGGACTCATGACGAATATCGGTCTAGTGATTGTTGCAGGTACAATTATTGGGGTTATATTAGAGAAATCAGGTGCTGCTTATCGTATGGCAGAAGTGGTGCTTCGTGTTCTAGGGGAGAAGCGACCACAGCTTGCGATGTCCATTATCGGATATATCGTTTCCATACCAGTATTTTGTGATTCAGGTTTTATTATTCTATCAAGCTTGAAAAAATCTTTAGCAAAACGTGCAAAAGTGAAAGTCGCTTCCATGACGATTGCTTTATCAACAGGTTTATTTGCAACACATACGCTTGTTCCACCAACTCCAGGTCCGATTGCGGCTGCAGGAAATATTGGAGCATCTGATTATTTAGGAACAATCATCTTAGTAGGATTATTTGTAGCAATTCCAGCAGTTATTGTAGGATATCTTTGGGCAATAAAAGTTGGCACAAAAATTGATGTGGAAGCAGATCATGAAGAAGCACTGGATTATGATGAAGTAATCAAATCTTTCGGTAAAATGCCTTCTACTTTTAAATCGTTTCTTCCAATTATTTTGCCAATCTTGTTAATCGGAATTGGATCTGTAGCTGCACTAACTGGCGATGAATCAGGGTTTACTAATTTTTTGAGATTCCTTGGAGCACCAACTGTAGCCCTGTTATTTGGAGTATTAGCAGCATTTTTATTATTACCTGAAATTAGTGAAAAAACATTGTCTGGATGGATTGGGGAAAGTTTGAAAGAAGCAGCTCCTATTCTGTTAATCACAGGTGCTGGTGGATCATTTGGTACTGTAATTAAAAATTCAGGTGTCGCTGATCAATTGCAACAAATGGACTTAGGAGCACTTGCAAACGGTGCATTATTCTTACTTGTACCATTCCTAATTGCAGCAGCATTAAAAACTGCACAAGGTTCTTCCACAGCAGCACTTGTAATTACATCTTCCTTAATTGCACCAATGTTACCTACTTTAGGTATTGACGGCGCGATGCCACTTGCCCTAGTTGTTATGGCGATTGGAGCAGGTGCGATGACAGTGAGTCACGTAAATGATAGCTATTTCTGGGTCGTTACACAATTCAGCGGAATGAAAGTAACCGATGCATACAAAGCACAAACAATGGCAACCTTACTGCAAGGTGTCACAACAATCATAGTTACCATGATCCTTTGGTTAATATTCGTATAATTACAAATGTGTTACGGGTGCCAGGCACCTGTAACACATTTGTAATATAAAAATCACCTCTGATACTTTTAGGGTATCGGAGGTGATTTTGTTTGTTAGTTAAAGTATAGCATGTCATCACGGTAGTTTTGTTTTAAATCGGATTCAAGGAAGTTTAAGTAACGTACAAGAAGTTGTGATGCTTTTCCTCTAGTTAATACTTCATTTGCGTTAATACGATTTTTCTTGTCTGGCTCAATAAGTCCAAGCTGACTTGCAACGTAAATACTGTCTTTTGCTTCTTTTGGAATTTTATTATCATCGATAAAGTGTGTTTTATACCCAGGACTTGGGGCACGACCTTCCAGTCCTAAAGAGCGAACGATAATGATTGCTGCCTGCGCTCTTGTGATAGAATCCTTTGCACCAAATTTCTTTGCATTAACTGGGCTGACAATGCCTTTATTTAATGCACTTTCGATATATCCATAGTTAGGATCTTTTGGATCTAGGTCTTCAAATAACGCTTTTTTCACGGTATTCTTCTTTGCTGGTTTTTCCTCTAGAACACGTAAATCAACTGCTTTTGCAACACTTATCGTAAATTGATCTTTTTTCATGGCAGCGTCAGGTGAAAAGAAGTTGCTAGATTCATCGAAAATACCAATTGAATATAGTTTTTCAATATTAGGTCTTGACCAGTGATTTGCAATGTCGCGGAATTTTGGAACAATAAGACGCTCTATTTTTGGTGTTTTTTCTTTATTTAAATAAAAGTTACCAATAGTCGGACCAGAATCATGGAGATTACGGAAAGGAATATTGTATGTATATTCAGAAACCATATTGGAGGAGCTAATCACGGCATGACCACCAACAAAACTTGAAAGAGTTGGCGTATGCGGTTCATATTCCAACACTCTAGATTTACTATCAGAAACTTTGCTTGTTACAAATGCAGTACCTTCAGGAGTTTCTATTTCATAGTCTACAAACTGAGTGTCCGTTGAACCCCAGAAGTTTTTATAACCAACATCTCGACCGGTCATATAAACAGTAATTTTGTCATTTAATGTTGTCTTACCGACTTTGAAGCTTTTTAGATAAATTTTTCGAGCAATTACATTTCCTGAATAGTAATCAGTAGCAGGTCGATTATCAATGACCGAGCTTTGTGAAAATTGATAGTCATCCAGTGTATATGTGCTTTTATCAGCCATTGCTATTTTTTCTGTATAACTCTTTACTACTGTATTGGAAGTTGTTTGTCCTTTTGTTTCATAGTTTTTTAAGTCCGAAACGTACACAACGTTGCGTGTTAATTTATCTCCATGTTCACTTGTTAATGTAAATTTATAGGTAGATGTCAATTGGTTTTTACTTTCTTTTTCTGTGAGGGTTGCTTTTCCAGTAAATTTAAGTGGGTAGCCAGCTAAGAAAAATACTTCTTCGTACATATATTCGTCTAGAATTCCCCCGTTAAAATCAGGAACTTTCGCAAATGCGGTTGGAACTGCTAGAGTAATTACTAATAAAATTGGTGCTATTAAAATAGAAAGTCTCTTCATCTGGTGTTTAAATGGAATATTCATTTAGATAGTTCATACCTCTTTCCAGTTTTGATTATCATAATGAAAGGCATGTAAACAAACGATTCACATGCCCACATTTTAACATTAATCGACTAATATAATACGAGCTTTTGAATAGGTTTCATGAATGATAAATAATCGATCATTCTCGTTTACCAGATCTATAGAAATAACTTTACCTTCTTTAATAAAAGTAGTTTGGCTGATATCTAAATTATTAATTGGATTAATAGTTGTCCAATTTCCGTTCTTCCATTGGCTTACATCTTTCAAATCAACATAGGAGTATGATTTAGATTGCAATCGTCCAACTGATACGAAAGGAGCAGGACTACCACTTCCAATTATGTGAGCGGCTACCACATGGTTATCCTTCACATAGAAATAAGCATATTGGTTCGTGCTATACGTAAAGTTCTTAGTGGAACTATTATAATCCTCTACGACAACAGTATCATTACTAATATTCAAATTTGCATAAGAAGTAGCGTACCAAGAATTATTTAAAAGCTTGCTGGCATTCGTTAGTAGTAATCGGTTATAACCAACGTTGCTAATTTGTCCAAAGTACACTTCATGGTTTGACAAGCTTGGACTTTGGAAACCATCGTTTGTAATTTGAATAATATTTGCGTATTGAGATGAACTTCCACCGTTTGTGATTACATATGCATCGCCACTTTCTGATAGTGCACTAGGATCAACTAAACGTCCGTTCCGAATAATGATAGTACCTTTATGATAATAAATACTTCCGGTACTAGAAAGTCTAATCTTTTGTGCAGAAGTATCAACCGAATTCAACTTCTCATGGAGGGTTCGTTCGTTTGATTGCTTAATAATAATTTTTTGAATAACTTCTTTACCTAGTTGATTGATCGTTACATAGTAAACTTCATTATTTACATAGGAACGTAATTGAGATGGATCGATTGTTTTATTTCCTACGTAAATGGGTGTCTTCGCTGTGAATGGTTTCGAAGTAATTCCTTTTGATGCTGAATTGACTAATTGCCAGTCCCAGTTTTGAAAAACTTTCTCATCTTTAACTAGAAGCTTCTTTTGGTTTGCATCTATCTGTTGGATTGTTCCTTTGTATAAATGTTCCACTTGAATCCCTTCGACAATTACTTCAATGGATGCAAGTGTATTAGAATCGAAGTCTGTAAGGTTAAGCTTAACGCGATCACCCTCGAATAAAACACTTAAATCTACCAGTTTCGACTCTTTAAAAACTTGTGTGTCCAGATCCAAATAAAATCTTTTCGATTGCTTATTCTTTAAATTAATCGCGATAAACTTACCATTTTTATCAATTTCATTCACTGTGCCGGTTATATATTCGCCTATTGCATTAGAATTTCCTTGAGGAATATCCGCGAAGCCGCGAAGTTCTGTAACTTTTCCTAAATCTACCGATGCCTGAATCCACATTCCTTCTTTAAATGCATCTATTGTTGTAGAAGTCGAATTAATAAAAAGTGGCGTATATTTATCAATTTTTAATGTAATGGTTTTACCGTTATCATTAATCAATGTAATTTTCGTTAATTTTTTTTCTTTTGTTTTGTCACTTAACACAACTTCTTCATATGTAGCATCCACGAACATTCCATCTACTAGCGTAGACGCATTCGCAGAAAAGGGGATGGAGAAGGTTGTGAACAATAAAATAATAAAAGTGAGTATGTATGTAAAAAACTTCAACAAATTAAAATGCCTCCTGTCTGATGGTATTTTTCTATATACATGTTATATCGGAAGGATATCGGCAATTGTTATATAAATAGGAGAATTCCTTTATTAAATAAATGGTGTCTGCCACCATAAATATAAATGAACGAGATTTTTGAAAAATAATTTTAAAAAGGTATTTCTAATTAATAAAAAAGTAGTATAATTGCATGTAATATATTGCACATAAATATAGTTGCAATAATAACTTTTATTGATAGGGGAAAAGTAAGTCATGAGTAATCTAAAAATTCAAATTACTAGAAACGAAAACAAAAAAGAAAAAGTGCCGGCCGATCAACTGATTTTCGGTAGAACCTTTACGGATCATATGTTTATAGCAGATTATACGGAAGGTATAGGCTGGCATGACCACAGAATTATCCCTTATCAACCAGTTACTTTAGATCCTTCTGCGACTATTTTTCACTATGGGCAAACTGTTTTTGAAGGTATGAAAGCTTATTTGTCAGATGATGGTATTGTTCGTTTATTCCGTCCAGAAGAAAATATGAAACGTATGAATAATTCCTGTGACCGCATGAGCATGGCAAAAATAGATGAAGAACATGCACTTGAGGCACTTAAGCAATTAATAGAGGTTGATAAAGAATGGATTCCTTCTGAACCAGGGACATCCTTATATATTCGTCCATTTATGATTGCAACTGAGTCACATTTAGGCGTTTCAGCTTCTCTTACTTATAGTTTCATCATCATTATGTCTCCTGTTGGTTCTTATTATAAAGAGGGTATTCACCCAGTGAAAATTCTTGTGGAAAGCGAGTATGTTCGTGCTGTTGCAGGAGGTACTGGTACTGCAAAAACTGCGGGAAATTATGCGTCATGCTTAAAAGCACAAGAAGTAGCGGATCTCGGTGGGTATGCACAAGTTCTTTGGTTAGATGGTATTGAACGTAAATATATAGAAGAAGTAGG
The nucleotide sequence above comes from Psychrobacillus glaciei. Encoded proteins:
- a CDS encoding C40 family peptidase; this translates as MTSLFKKIITIFSLTVILAAGTFAGNTEAASSVASTQIVSSAKSLVGIKYRTGGTTKTGFDCSGFVGYVYKQHGVYLPRTAAGMYSTGTSVKKSNLAVGDLVFFNTTGKGVSHVGMYIGSGKFIHASTSKGVRVDKINDPYYWGSKYVGAKKVAKVAVARK
- a CDS encoding branched-chain amino acid aminotransferase, which translates into the protein MSNLKIQITRNENKKEKVPADQLIFGRTFTDHMFIADYTEGIGWHDHRIIPYQPVTLDPSATIFHYGQTVFEGMKAYLSDDGIVRLFRPEENMKRMNNSCDRMSMAKIDEEHALEALKQLIEVDKEWIPSEPGTSLYIRPFMIATESHLGVSASLTYSFIIIMSPVGSYYKEGIHPVKILVESEYVRAVAGGTGTAKTAGNYASCLKAQEVADLGGYAQVLWLDGIERKYIEEVGSMNVFFKIGGEVVTPALNGSILDGITRKSIIQLLKHWDVPVTERKVSMEEIREAYRTGKLDEAFGTGTAAVISPIGELRWKGELFYVNNGETGELSKKLYDTLTGIQKGTVQDPFGWVVEL
- a CDS encoding glycerate kinase, with the protein product MKIIVSPDSFKGSLTATEAAQEISAGIKEIDPMIETVLLPIADGGEGTLEPLINATNGQTVYVAVHDPIGRPIYVEYGILGDGETCVIEMAKASGLTLLKEHEKNPLIASTYGTGELIRHALDNGYRKFVVGIGGSATNDGGTGMLQALGMKFRNGLGEDIAQGADALIDLVEIDALNFDHRIQESHFIIACDVDNPFIGPTGATAIFGPQKGVTPDLVEKLDRNLLNLANKVESLTGISLHGQPGAGAAGGLGGAFLAFFPVELKPGIEVVMKAIDFHRQIEDADFIFTGEGKSDLQTLSGKAPIGIANAAKKQGIPVVLISGFIEQESISQLYPYFYRLASITDSTISQEVSMGNAAHYLRLKTKEMMKSILKK
- a CDS encoding GntP family permease translates to MLFFVIFLGVVLVVVATAVFKLHPFLALLISAFFVGIASGMPLLTVVENVNTGFGGLMTNIGLVIVAGTIIGVILEKSGAAYRMAEVVLRVLGEKRPQLAMSIIGYIVSIPVFCDSGFIILSSLKKSLAKRAKVKVASMTIALSTGLFATHTLVPPTPGPIAAAGNIGASDYLGTIILVGLFVAIPAVIVGYLWAIKVGTKIDVEADHEEALDYDEVIKSFGKMPSTFKSFLPIILPILLIGIGSVAALTGDESGFTNFLRFLGAPTVALLFGVLAAFLLLPEISEKTLSGWIGESLKEAAPILLITGAGGSFGTVIKNSGVADQLQQMDLGALANGALFLLVPFLIAAALKTAQGSSTAALVITSSLIAPMLPTLGIDGAMPLALVVMAIGAGAMTVSHVNDSYFWVVTQFSGMKVTDAYKAQTMATLLQGVTTIIVTMILWLIFV
- a CDS encoding CdaR family transcriptional regulator, giving the protein MITKQIAKQIVDQTMLRLHRNINVIQTNGMILASGDELRVDSIHEGAVVVAETKKPLWITEKNRHLFPRTKPGINLPIFFQNELVGIIGITGDPDEMEEIATLVQLTTEMMVHQALIVSEREWKRKMQEMVFEELMSGQPLQKVIYERINKIGFLNKAPFYAIMLEINPESKSYQSILQGIEYFFQGDSILVGHYQLNEHFILIAGLHEKLFKHKISLLVSNLKKYSSLPIGVGQVVHSLEEVHYAYQTAKIALEEGTSNKSITYFEEIELYALFKNRNSKEAQHFANRVLKELNEKLLQTLQEFFNCNQQLAICAETLDIHRHTLTYRLKKICELTGYNPSVFQDAIVLQIALWCYTPK
- the gdhA gene encoding NADP-specific glutamate dehydrogenase, which gives rise to MEMQRNVDIEQRNRANDYVHEVYELVKKRNPGEKEFLQATREIFDSLRPVFLKHPKFIHNGILERITEPDRVITFRVSWEDDTGKVQVNRGFRVQFNNSMGPYKGGIRFHPTVNSSIMKFLAFEQTFKNALTGQPIGGGKGGSDFDPKGKSEREIMRFTQSFITELSKYIGADMDVPAGDIGVGKREIGYMFGQYNRLKGGYEAGVFTGKDPNHGGSLGRKEATGYGCVYFVEEMLKETGDSFAGKNVIVSGSGNVATYAMEKAIELGAKVLACSDSNGYILDPNGIDVGTVIQLKELDNKRIQEYTKFHKQATYHEGCTGIWSVPCDIALPCATQNELEEIDASLLIKNGVKAVGEGANMPCTEKAILAFQANGVLFGPAKAANAGGVAVSAMEMSQNSMRLSWTVEEVDDKLKIIMKNIYTSCHDAATSFGYPGNLVVGANIAGFIKVADAMVSHGIH
- a CDS encoding S-layer homology domain-containing protein, which translates into the protein MNIPFKHQMKRLSILIAPILLVITLAVPTAFAKVPDFNGGILDEYMYEEVFFLAGYPLKFTGKATLTEKESKNQLTSTYKFTLTSEHGDKLTRNVVYVSDLKNYETKGQTTSNTVVKSYTEKIAMADKSTYTLDDYQFSQSSVIDNRPATDYYSGNVIARKIYLKSFKVGKTTLNDKITVYMTGRDVGYKNFWGSTDTQFVDYEIETPEGTAFVTSKVSDSKSRVLEYEPHTPTLSSFVGGHAVISSSNMVSEYTYNIPFRNLHDSGPTIGNFYLNKEKTPKIERLIVPKFRDIANHWSRPNIEKLYSIGIFDESSNFFSPDAAMKKDQFTISVAKAVDLRVLEEKPAKKNTVKKALFEDLDPKDPNYGYIESALNKGIVSPVNAKKFGAKDSITRAQAAIIIVRSLGLEGRAPSPGYKTHFIDDNKIPKEAKDSIYVASQLGLIEPDKKNRINANEVLTRGKASQLLVRYLNFLESDLKQNYRDDMLYFN